The proteins below come from a single Zea mays cultivar B73 chromosome 8, Zm-B73-REFERENCE-NAM-5.0, whole genome shotgun sequence genomic window:
- the LOC103636139 gene encoding uncharacterized protein LOC103636139 has protein sequence MSGSGSGSGGGGARGQSGPVPASARKLVQGLKEIVNRPDAEIYAALRECGMDPDEAVSRLLCQDTFQEVKSKRDKKKEVKETLDPRSRGASNSCRSSRGGMDRAGRSSSVQSGSSGTDYVTSRSSILGPAVPVKPTVPSLSTNKDVVFNGSVGAPQSSSGFQHNWFGVPGQMSMADIVKMGRPQVRSSGKPMAAADTSYAGQTPSLSSSVNQNSKQSASTTLPTTFDQGFPALPDPIPHTVNSSHGSAGNNHTHENDWFPQDEPQSGVQSTGIEASGDQSLSVASLDQSMLVAGTAYSQENSHAEENNSTAVKATVSSERHLEIVEEDNHYNDGLLQNCAYQAQVHSYVDNEVGVSNVDAESAVANFQHLSLQNEDIVVTKSEDNHAVILPDHLQATNADCAHLSFGSFESGAFSGLFSSKVTKDSLEDNEVHIPDESPSVNLDARNQDYYDNDALNLSANEDVETRIGTNMDNIDGPSVSQSDVPRQGAIDVPGLQYDMPSVPSHAYSSTTQPSKMEDPQGNTQAQPLSHFSGLLQANTLPNYLLGSNLTPIREFDFSQLLQTQSATKYNPSAAPNNLPAISMQETLKPGGFPNTQSTQHVPNTSIPSGLPLPQQLPVYSQPTLPLGPFTSLVGYPYLPQNYYLPSAAFQQAYSSNGPFHQSGAPAVPGAGMKYSMPQYKSSPPASSLPQPSSLSGYGGFGNANNIPGNFSLNQGAPSAPTTLGFDEALGTQFKDPNHYAALQQSDNSAMWLHGGAGSRTVSAVPPGNFYGLQGQSQQGGFRQAHQPSQYGGLGYPSFYQSQSQASLPQEHPQNLTEGSLNNSQGVPSQPSHHLWQHSY, from the exons AtgagcggcagcggcagcggcagcggcggagGGGGAGCCAGGGGGCAGTCGGGGCCCGTGCCGGCGTCCGCGAGGAAGCTCGTGCAGGGGCTCAAGGAGATCGTGAACCGTCCCGACGCGGAGATCTACGCGGCGCTGCGGGAGTGCGGCATGGACCCCGACGAGGCGGTCAGTCGGCTCCTCTGCCAAG ATACTTTTCAAGAGGTAAAGAGCAAGCGTGATAAGAAAAAGGAG GTTaaagaaaccctagatccaagatCTCGAGGAGCAAGTAACTCCTGTCGATCCAGTAGAGGTGGTATGGACCGTGCTGGACGAAGCAGTTCAGTCCAGTCTGGATCCAGTGGCACTG ATTATGTGACTTCAAGGTCATCCATATTGGGACCTGCTGTGCCAGTTAAGCCAACAGTTCCTAG TTTGTCAACAAACAAAGATGTGGTTTTTAATGGATCAGTTGGAGCAccacaatcatcatctggttttcAGCATAATTGGTTTGGGGTGCCAGGTCAGATGTCAATGGCTGATATAGTGAAAATGGGAAGACCTCAAGTGAGGTCTTCTGGAAAGCCTATGGCTGCAGCAGACACATCATATGCTGGTCAAACCCCATCTTTATCTAGCTCTGTAAACCAGAACTCGAAACAATCTGCTAGCACAACCCTACCAACTACTTTTGATCAGGGCTTTCCTGCTCTCCCAGACCCTATTCCACATACTGTGAATTCTAGTCATGGTTCTGCTGGGAACAACCATACACATGAGAATGATTGGTTTCCTCAGGATGAGCCTCAATCTGGAGTTCAGTCCACAGGCATTGAGGCATCTGGTGACCAATCGCTATCTGTGGCATCACTGGACCAATCTATGTTGGTTGCTGGTACTGCTTACTCACAAGAAAATTCTCATGCAGAAGAGAACAACTCAACTGCAGttaaagcaacagtgtcttccgaAAGACACTTGGAAATTGTGGAGGAGGACAATCATTACAACGATGGGTTATTGCAGAACTGTGCTTACCAGGCTCAAGTGCACTCCTATGTTGATAATGAAG TTGGGGTTTCTAATGTTGATGCAGAATCAGCCGTGGCAAACTTTCAGCATTTAAGCCTACAGAATGAAGATATAGTTGTAACCAAATCTGAAGATAACCATGCGGTTATACTCCCTGATCATCTACAAGCTACAAATGCAGACTGTGCTCATCTGAGCTTTGGTAGTTTTGAATCTGGTGCCTTCTCTGGCTTGTTTTCATCAAAGGTCACAAAAGACAGTTTGGAGGACAACGAGGTGCATATTCCAGATGAATCCCCATCAGTTAATCTCGATGCCAG GAATCAAGATTACTACGACAACGATGCTCTAAATTTGTCAGCAAATGAGGATGTTGAGACAAGAATTGGTACTAACATGGATAACATTGATGGACCTTCAGTTTCACAGTCTGATGTACCGAGGCAGGGGGCCATAGATGTGCCTGGTCTTCAATATGACATGCCATCAGTTCCAAGTCATGCATATTCAAGCACAACGCAGCCAAGTAAAATGGAAGACCCACAAGGAAACACACAAGCACAACCCCTTTCCCATTTTTCTGGCTTACTG CAAGCAAATACTCTACCCAATTACTTGTTGGGGTCAAATCTTACCCCTATTCGGGAGTTTGACTTCTCGCAGTTACTTCAGACACAGTCAGCTACAAAGTATAACCCATCTGCGGCACCTAATAATCTGCCAGCAATCTCCATGCAAGAG ACTTTAAAACCAGGAGGCTTTCCCAACACTCAGTCTACGCAACATGTTCCCAATACGAGCATACCATCGGGTCTTCCTCTCCCACAACAATTGCCTGTATACTctcagccaactctgcctcttggGCCTTTTACCAGCCTGGTTGGCTATCCATATTTGCCTCAGAACTACTACCTACCATCTGCGGCCTTCCAGCAAGCGTACTCAAGTAATGGGCCTTTCCATCAATCTGGTGCTCCTGCTGTGCCTGGAGCTGGTATGAAGTATTCGATGCCACAATACAAGAGCAGCCCACCTGCTTCGAGCCTACCACAGCCATCATCACTCTCTGGTTATGGAGGGTTCGGAAATGCAAATAATATTCCTGGAAATTTCAGCCTAAATCAGGGTGCTCCCTCTGCGCCTACAACTTTGGGATTTGATGAAGCTTTAGGCACACAATTCAAAGACCCCAATCACTATGCAGCTCTACAGCAG AGTGATAATTCGGCAATGTGGCTTCATGGAGGCGCTGGTTCAAGAACAGTTTCTGCAGTTCCGCCTGGTAACTTCTATGGTCTTCAGGGCCAGAGCCAGCAGGGTGGCTTCCGCCAGGCACATCAGCCCTCTCAATACGGTGGTCTTGGGTACCCAAGCTTCTACCAGTCGCAGTCGCAGGCCAGTCTGCCACAGGAGCACCCCCAGAACCTCACCGAGGGAAGCTTGAACAATTCCCAGGGCGTACCATCCCAGCCATCGCACCATCTCTGGCAGCACAGCTACTAA